One stretch of Armatimonadota bacterium DNA includes these proteins:
- a CDS encoding lytic transglycosylase domain-containing protein — MSPNLLLVLSRVRAIERWVGGPQAAPGGSPLLRPERQKDLSPFRDLVEEAARRYGLPPALVHAVIQAESGYNPYATSPAGAQGLMQLMPATARALGVRDPYDPAQNVEAGARYLRGLLERFGDVRLALAAYNAGPGAVQRYGGVPPYAETRAYVERVLATWQRLRVMESGGNP, encoded by the coding sequence ATGAGCCCGAACCTCTTGCTCGTCCTGAGCCGCGTCCGCGCCATCGAACGGTGGGTGGGCGGGCCCCAGGCGGCCCCTGGAGGCTCCCCCCTGCTCCGTCCGGAAAGGCAGAAGGATCTCAGTCCTTTCCGGGACCTCGTGGAGGAGGCGGCCCGCCGGTACGGGCTGCCGCCCGCCCTGGTGCACGCGGTGATCCAAGCGGAGTCGGGTTACAACCCCTACGCCACCTCTCCCGCGGGAGCCCAGGGGCTCATGCAGCTCATGCCCGCTACCGCCCGGGCCCTGGGGGTCCGGGATCCCTATGACCCCGCCCAGAACGTGGAGGCGGGGGCGCGGTACCTTCGGGGGCTCCTGGAGCGGTTCGGGGACGTGCGGCTTGCCCTTGCCGCGTACAACGCGGGTCCAGGAGCCGTGCAGCGGTACGGCGGGGTTCCGCCGTACGCGGAGACCCGGGCCTACGTGGAGCGGGTGCTCGCCACCTGGCAGCGGCTGCGCGTCATGGAGTCCGGAGGGAACCCGTGA